The Vicia villosa cultivar HV-30 ecotype Madison, WI linkage group LG1, Vvil1.0, whole genome shotgun sequence genome includes a region encoding these proteins:
- the LOC131661292 gene encoding uncharacterized protein LOC131661292, producing the protein MTWYKILPDESITSWKGLGKLFSRHFTTSRRHPKSEASLKAIIQGKDESLRAYIERFNKEAMQVSMTVHMKKFLLERGLRPRSDFAKAVGIETPATLDAFFLKAHMYIQYEEKEAAHAVRNSTLEENTKGARRGSDKKKEDKGRDPKDYKGPARKFREYTPLNTSRERILNEWANIEFQTGNVRFPKSMSARPNMDKSKFCRFHKGHGHNIEDCIHLKDAIEILIREGHLKQYAKKQEAAKEAKPATEEKPAEDTPAMQVAMSITRPEDFYLPDWAKMSPPLSSRSPWEFFPSAMVISGGGFSKLTVGSVKRKFNEFI; encoded by the coding sequence ATGACTTGGTACAAGATCCTTCCCGACGAGTCCATCACGTCCTGGAAAGGGCTCGGAAAGCTTTTCTCCCGACACTTCACGACTTCCCGCAGACATCCAAAGTCGGAAGCCTCCCTGAAGGCCATCATCCAGGGGAAGGACGAATCACTCCGAGCCTACATAGAgaggttcaacaaagaggccaTGCAGGTGTCCATGACTGTCCATATGAAAAAATTCCTGCTCGAACGAGGCCTCCGACCACGTTCAGATTTCGCCAAAGCCGTCGGGATCGAGACACCGGCCACTTTGGACGCATTCTTTCTCAAAGCCCATATGTATATACAGTATGAGGAAAAAGAAGCCGCTCATGCGGTCCGCAACTCGACACTTGAAGAAAACACCAAAGGCGCCCGCCGGGGATCCGATAAGAAAAAAGAAGACAAAGGTCGGGATCCTAAGGACTACAAAGGCCCAGCAAGGAAGTTCCGGGAATACACCCCACTAAACACATCTAGGGAGCGCATCCTGAACGAATGGGCAAACATCGAATTTCAAACGGGCAATGTCCGCTTTCCAAAATCCATGTCTGCACGGCCAAACATGGACAAATCAAAGTTTTGTCGTTTCCACAAAGGCCACGGGCACAACATCGAGGATTGCATCCACCTAAAGGACGCgatagaaatattgatcagagaAGGACACCTGAAACAATACGCAAAAAAACAAGAGGCTGCCAAGGAAGCCAAACCGGCCACCGAGGAAAAGCCTGCTGAGGACACGCCCGCCATGCAAGTGGCGATGAGCATCACCAGACCAGAGGACTTTTACCTCCCCGACTGGGCGAAAATGTCCCCCCCTCTCTCTTCTCGCAGTCCTTGGGAGTTCTTCCCTTCTGCCATGGTCATCTCCGGGGGAGGGTTCAGCAAACTAACCGTCGGATCTGTAAAACGAAAGTTCAACGAGTTCATTTAA